One part of the Raphanus sativus cultivar WK10039 chromosome 7, ASM80110v3, whole genome shotgun sequence genome encodes these proteins:
- the LOC130498108 gene encoding uncharacterized protein LOC130498108, with translation MWLTRIGLVDCESSITEWADEIFGLYGAAEYLDEELAGTGELSEMVEGDDKKEDEFLAKIAVAGTPLYPSCVNHSKLSAIVSLFRLKTQNGWSDKSFNDLLETLPEMLPEDNVLHTSLYEVKKFLKSFDMGYEKIHACVNDCCLLRKRFKDLEKCPKYKASRWKTNMHTGENKKGIPQKMTKDLRWHFSNKRNDGKLRHPVDSVTWDQMSAKYPTFAAEPRNLRLGLSTNGFNLFNMKNSTYSCWPVLLVNYNLPPDLCMKKENIMRSLLIPGPQKPGNSIDVYLEPLIDDLNQLWSIGEVTFDAAAKVMGKMGCPLCGKKTDSMCLKFSRKHVYMCHRKGLPPPHNFRGKKRWFDGKAEQGRRGRILTRREFSQNLRNFNNDTGNFKRSASKRKRVLSTDLGSANESLPSESEEEEEEEEEVQVDEDELSRWKKRSIFFRLPYWEVYDACVCDF, from the exons ATGTGGCTTACAAGAATCGGTCTGGTTGATTGTGAAAGCAGCATAACTGAATGGGCTGATGAGATCTTTGGGTTATACGGAGCTGCTGAGTATTTAGATGAAGAGTTAGCGGGTACAGGGGAGTTATCTGAGATGGTAGAGGGAGACgacaagaaagaagatgaattcTTGGCAAAGATAGCTGTAGCTGGAACCCCTTTGTATCCGAGCTGTGTAAATCATAGCAAGCTATCTGCAATTGTTTCATTATTTAGATTGAAGACTCAGAATGGGTGGTCTGACAAGAGCTTCAATGATCTTCTGGAGACCTTACCGGAGATGTTACCAGAGGATAATGTGCTCCACACTTCACTGTATGAGGTGAAGAAATTTCTGAAATCGTTTGATATGGGTTACGAGAAGATTCATGCATGTGTCAATGACTGCTGTTTATTGAGAAAGAGGTTCAAGGATCTTGAGAAGTGTCCAAAATACAAGGCTTCAAGATGGAAAACTAATATGCATACTGGTGAGAACAAGAAAGGCATCCCACAGAAA ATGACAAAGGATTTGAGGTGGCACTTTAGCAACAAAAGAAATGATGGAAAACTTCGGCATCCTGTTGATTCAGTCACATGGGATCAGATGAGTGCTAAATACCCTACCTTTGCAGCTGAACCGAGGAACCTCAGGCTTGGTCTCTCAACTAACGGATTTAATCTGTTCAATATGAAGAACTCGACGTACAGTTGCTGGCCTGTGTTGTTAGTGAACTACAATCTACCGCCTGACTTATGCATGAAGAAGGAGAACATAATGCGTTCATTGTTGATTCCTGGTCCACAAAAACCAGGTAATAGCATTGATGTGTATTTAGAACCCCTTATAGACGATCTAAATCAACTGTGGAGCATTGGAGAGGTAACCTTTGATGCT GCTGCAAAAGTAATGGGTAAAATGGGGTGTCCGCTTTGTGGTAAAAAAACCGACAGTATGTGTCTAAAGTTCAGCAGAAAACATGTTTACATGTGCCATAGAAAGGGTCTGCCACCACCTCATAATTTTAGGGGAAAGAAGAGGTGGTTTGATGGAAAAGCTGAACAAGGGAGAAGGGGAAGAATACTAACTCGGCGTGAATTTTCTCAAAACCTGAGAAACTTCAACAATGACACTGGGAATTTTAAACGATCTGCAAGTAAGAGGAAAAGGGTTCTTAGTACTGATTTAGGCTCTGCTAATGAGAGTTTACCCAGTGAgtcagaggaagaggaagaggaagaagaagaagttcaagTCGATGAGGATGAGTTATCAAGATGGAAGAAGAGATCAATCTTTTTCAGGCTACCATACTGGGAGGTGTATGACGCTTGCGTTTGtgatttttaa